The Glycine soja cultivar W05 chromosome 3, ASM419377v2, whole genome shotgun sequence genome window below encodes:
- the LOC114404996 gene encoding uncharacterized protein LOC114404996 — protein sequence MYTFEAFGIGMKIREMSTSRGVNMSVRTVTVHMKEKYYWGNIDRINMLLMISLVLHPSYKLKFMNWLIAEIFYGEWGELTCKLRDKVESSLRSLFEEYSSDGDEFEVSSHEARAQPSEKVENDPYGYS from the coding sequence ATGTATACGTTTGAGGCCTTTGGGATTGGAATGAAAATTAGGGAAATGTCTACTTCCAGGGGTGTGAATATGAGTGTGAGAACGGTGACTGTGCACATGAAGGAAAAATATTATTGGGGCAATATTGATCGTATAAACATGCTATTGATGATCTCTCTTGTGTTGCACCCgagttacaaattaaaattcatgaatTGGCTTATTGCTGAAATTTTTTATGGTGAATGGGGTGAATTGACTTGTAAGTTGAGGGATAAAGTGGAATCTAGCTTGAGATCACTTTTTGAGGAGTATAGTAGTGATGGTGATGAGTTTGAAGTTAGCTCACATGAAGCTCGAGCTCAACCTAgtgaaaaggttgagaatgatCCTTATGGCTATAGTTGA